One Streptomyces sp. RPA4-2 genomic window carries:
- a CDS encoding PTS glucose transporter subunit IIA: MTTVTSPLAGRAIGLAAVPDPVFSGAMVGPGTAIDPVREPSEAVAPVDGVIVSLHPHAFVVVDEQGHGVLTHLGIDTVQLNGEGFELLVNKGDTVTRGQAVLRWNPAAVEQAGKSPICPVVALEATADSLSEVREDGDVKSGDTLFAWQ, from the coding sequence ATGACCACCGTTACGTCCCCTCTTGCAGGACGCGCCATCGGACTCGCCGCGGTACCGGATCCCGTGTTCTCCGGGGCGATGGTCGGCCCCGGCACGGCGATCGATCCCGTGCGTGAGCCCTCGGAGGCTGTCGCTCCCGTGGACGGAGTAATTGTCTCCCTCCACCCGCACGCCTTCGTCGTCGTCGACGAACAGGGTCACGGCGTGCTCACGCACCTGGGCATCGACACCGTGCAGCTCAACGGCGAGGGCTTCGAGCTGCTCGTCAACAAGGGAGACACCGTCACGCGCGGTCAGGCCGTGTTGCGCTGGAACCCGGCTGCCGTGGAGCAGGCCGGCAAGTCGCCGATCTGCCCGGTCGTGGCGCTCGAGGCCACGGCCGATTCCCTCTCCGAGGTCCGCGAGGACGGCGACGTGAAGTCCGGCGACACTCTCTTCGCCTGGCAGTGA
- the ptsP gene encoding phosphoenolpyruvate--protein phosphotransferase — translation METTLRGVGVSHGVAIGEVRHMGTAVLEPPAKQIPAEDAEREQGRARKAVEAVAADLIARGNLAGGEAQHVLEAQAMMAQDPELMADVDRRIAVGSTAERAVYDAFASYRALLAGAGEYLAGRVADLDDVRNRIVARLLGVPMPGVPDSDEPYVLIARDLAPADTALLDPTLVLGFVTEEGGPTSHSAILARALGVPAVVALPGAGELAEGTVIAVDGSSGEIFVEPSAEKKAQLQAAAAERKAALSVSTGPGATSDGHKVPLLANVGGPSDVPAAVEAGAEGVGLFRTEFLFLDDSKQAPSEVKQVEAYRQVLEAFPEGRVVVRVLDAGADKPLEFLTPADEPNPALGVRGLRTLLDHPDVLRTQLTALAKASEGLPVHLEVMAPMVADRIDAKAFADACRAAGLRAKFGAMVEIPSAALRARSILQEVEFLSLGTNDLAQYTFAADRQVGAVSRLQDPWQPALLDLVALSAEAAKAEGKSCGVCGEAASDPLLACVLTGLGITSLSMGAASIPYVRAALAKYTLAQCERAAAAARAADTAEEARTAAQAVLSGE, via the coding sequence ATGGAGACAACGCTGCGAGGCGTCGGCGTGAGCCACGGTGTGGCGATCGGCGAGGTTCGGCACATGGGAACGGCGGTCCTCGAACCGCCTGCCAAGCAGATCCCCGCGGAGGACGCGGAGCGCGAACAGGGGCGCGCCCGCAAGGCCGTCGAGGCGGTGGCGGCCGACCTGATTGCGCGCGGCAATCTGGCGGGTGGCGAGGCCCAGCACGTGCTCGAGGCGCAGGCCATGATGGCCCAGGACCCCGAATTGATGGCGGACGTCGACCGGCGGATCGCCGTCGGCAGCACGGCCGAGCGCGCGGTCTACGACGCATTCGCCTCGTACCGGGCTCTGTTGGCGGGTGCCGGTGAGTACCTCGCCGGCCGTGTGGCCGACCTCGACGACGTGCGGAACCGTATCGTCGCGCGGCTGCTCGGCGTGCCCATGCCGGGTGTACCGGACAGTGACGAGCCCTACGTTCTCATCGCCCGTGACCTCGCCCCCGCGGACACGGCGCTGCTCGACCCCACCCTCGTGCTCGGCTTCGTCACCGAGGAGGGCGGGCCGACCAGCCACAGCGCGATCCTGGCGCGGGCGCTCGGCGTACCCGCCGTGGTCGCGCTGCCCGGCGCCGGCGAACTCGCCGAGGGCACCGTGATCGCCGTGGACGGCAGCAGCGGTGAGATCTTCGTGGAGCCGAGCGCAGAGAAGAAGGCACAGCTGCAAGCCGCGGCCGCGGAGCGCAAGGCGGCACTGTCCGTGTCGACCGGTCCCGGCGCCACCTCCGACGGGCACAAGGTGCCGCTGCTGGCCAACGTCGGTGGACCGTCCGACGTGCCGGCCGCTGTGGAGGCCGGAGCCGAAGGTGTCGGTCTGTTCCGTACCGAGTTCCTCTTCCTGGACGACAGCAAGCAGGCGCCCTCGGAGGTGAAGCAGGTCGAGGCGTACCGGCAGGTGCTCGAGGCGTTCCCCGAGGGACGTGTCGTGGTGCGTGTGCTGGACGCGGGCGCGGACAAGCCGCTCGAGTTCCTGACTCCTGCCGACGAGCCGAACCCGGCGCTGGGAGTGCGGGGTCTGCGTACGTTGCTCGACCACCCCGACGTGCTGCGCACGCAGCTGACGGCGCTGGCGAAGGCTTCGGAAGGGCTGCCGGTCCACCTCGAAGTGATGGCTCCGATGGTCGCGGACCGCATCGACGCCAAGGCGTTCGCCGACGCGTGCCGTGCCGCCGGACTGCGGGCGAAGTTCGGTGCCATGGTGGAGATCCCGTCGGCCGCCCTGCGGGCGCGGTCGATCCTCCAGGAGGTCGAGTTCCTGTCCCTGGGCACGAACGACCTCGCGCAGTACACCTTCGCCGCGGACCGGCAGGTGGGCGCGGTGTCCCGGCTGCAGGACCCGTGGCAGCCCGCGTTGCTCGACCTGGTCGCGCTGTCCGCCGAGGCGGCGAAGGCCGAGGGCAAGAGCTGTGGCGTCTGCGGTGAGGCCGCGTCCGACCCGCTGCTCGCGTGTGTGCTGACCGGTCTGGGGATCACCTCCCTGTCGATGGGTGCCGCGTCGATTCCCTATGTCCGGGCGGCGCTCGCCAAGTACACGCTCGCGCAGTGCGAACGTGCGGCCGCGGCCGCACGTGCCGCGGACACGGCCGAGGAGGCGCGCACGGCGGCTCAGGCGGTGCTCTCCGGCGAGTGA
- a CDS encoding acetoacetate--CoA ligase — protein sequence MSTANPSPLWQPAPERIAQAQITKFQAWAAEHHGAPSHGGYAALHRWSVDELDTFWKAVTEWFDVGFSTPYARVLGDRSMPGAEWFPGATLNYAEHALRAAGTRADEPALLYVDETHEPTPVSWSELRRQVGSLAAELRALGVHPGDRVSGYLPNVPQAVVALLATAAVGAVWTSCAPDFGARSVLDRFQQVEPVVLFTVDGYRYGGKEHDRRDVVAELRDELPTLRAVVHIPLLGTDAPEGALDWSTLTSADVEPVFEPVPFDHPLWVLYSSGTTGLPKAIVQSQGGILVEHLKQLGLHCDLSTEDRFFWYTSTGWMMWNFLVSGLLTGTTIVLYDGSPGYPDTGAQWRIAERTGATLFGTSAAYVMACRKAEVHPARDFDLTRVRCVATTGSPLPPDGFRWLHDEVGEDLWIASVSGGTDVCSCFAGAVPTLPVYIGELQAAGLGTDLQSWDPSGKPLIDEVGELVVTNPMPSMPIRFWNDPDGSRYHDSYFDTYPGVWRHGDWITVTSRDSVVIHGRSDSTLNRQGVRMGSADIYEAVERLPEIKESLVIGIEQPDGGYWMPLFVQLAPGAALDEALLNRIKQTIREQLSPRHVPDEVIEVPGVPHTLTGKRIEVPVKRLLQGTPLDKAVNVGSVDNVELLRFYEDLARKRG from the coding sequence ATGTCCACCGCGAACCCCTCACCGCTCTGGCAGCCCGCTCCAGAGCGCATCGCCCAGGCACAGATCACGAAATTCCAGGCCTGGGCGGCCGAGCACCACGGAGCCCCGTCCCACGGCGGCTACGCGGCACTGCACCGCTGGTCGGTGGACGAACTGGACACGTTCTGGAAAGCCGTCACCGAGTGGTTCGACGTAGGCTTCTCGACCCCCTACGCGCGCGTGCTCGGCGACCGGTCGATGCCCGGCGCCGAATGGTTCCCCGGAGCGACCCTCAACTACGCCGAGCACGCTCTGCGCGCGGCCGGAACCCGCGCCGACGAACCGGCGCTCCTCTACGTCGACGAGACCCACGAGCCGACCCCCGTGAGCTGGTCCGAGCTGCGCCGCCAGGTCGGCTCCCTGGCCGCCGAGCTGCGCGCCCTCGGCGTACACCCGGGCGACCGCGTCAGCGGCTATCTCCCGAACGTTCCGCAGGCCGTGGTCGCCCTGCTCGCCACGGCCGCCGTGGGGGCCGTGTGGACCTCCTGCGCCCCCGACTTCGGAGCCCGCAGCGTCCTCGACCGCTTCCAGCAGGTCGAGCCCGTCGTGCTCTTCACGGTCGACGGCTACCGCTACGGCGGCAAGGAGCACGACCGCCGCGACGTGGTCGCCGAACTGCGTGACGAACTGCCCACCCTGCGCGCCGTCGTCCACATCCCGCTGCTCGGCACGGACGCCCCCGAAGGCGCCCTGGACTGGTCCACGCTGACCTCAGCCGATGTGGAGCCGGTCTTCGAACCGGTGCCGTTCGACCACCCCCTGTGGGTGCTCTATTCGTCGGGAACGACCGGACTGCCCAAGGCGATCGTCCAGTCCCAGGGCGGCATCCTCGTCGAGCACCTCAAGCAGCTCGGGCTGCACTGCGACCTGAGCACCGAGGACCGCTTCTTCTGGTACACGTCCACCGGCTGGATGATGTGGAACTTCCTCGTGTCGGGCCTGCTCACGGGCACCACGATCGTCCTGTACGACGGCAGTCCCGGCTACCCGGACACCGGTGCCCAGTGGCGTATCGCCGAACGTACGGGAGCGACCCTCTTCGGTACGTCCGCCGCGTACGTCATGGCGTGCCGCAAGGCGGAGGTGCACCCCGCACGCGACTTCGACCTCACGCGCGTGCGGTGCGTCGCGACCACCGGCTCGCCGCTGCCGCCCGACGGATTCCGCTGGCTGCACGACGAGGTGGGCGAGGACCTGTGGATCGCCTCGGTCAGCGGAGGGACCGACGTGTGCTCCTGCTTCGCGGGAGCCGTGCCCACCCTCCCGGTGTACATCGGCGAGCTCCAGGCGGCGGGACTCGGCACCGACCTCCAGTCCTGGGACCCGAGCGGCAAACCCCTCATCGACGAAGTCGGTGAACTCGTGGTCACCAACCCGATGCCGTCCATGCCCATCCGCTTCTGGAACGACCCCGACGGCAGCCGGTACCACGACAGTTACTTCGACACCTACCCCGGAGTATGGCGTCACGGTGACTGGATCACCGTCACCTCGCGGGACTCCGTGGTCATCCATGGCCGCTCCGACTCCACGCTCAACCGCCAGGGCGTGCGCATGGGCTCGGCCGACATCTACGAAGCCGTCGAACGCCTCCCCGAGATCAAGGAGTCGCTCGTCATCGGCATCGAACAGCCCGACGGCGGCTACTGGATGCCCCTCTTCGTCCAGCTCGCCCCCGGAGCCGCACTCGACGAAGCCCTGCTGAACCGCATCAAGCAGACCATCCGCGAACAGCTCTCGCCGCGCCATGTCCCCGACGAGGTCATCGAGGTCCCCGGCGTCCCGCACACGCTCACGGGCAAACGCATCGAGGTCCCGGTCAAGCGCCTGCTGCAGGGCACTCCTCTGGACAAGGCGGTCAACGTCGGCTCCGTGGACAACGTCGAACTGCTGAGGTTCTACGAGGACCTGGCCCGCAAGCGCGGCTGA